The region CAGCTGCAAGCCGACGTGTACCGGCTGTACCACATCCCCCAGGCGCCGGCTTTCTACAGCAAGGCGGACGCGTGGCAGTTCCCCACCGACGCCCCGGCCATCACCAACAGGCAGAAGCCCGAGGGTGCGCCCCTCGAGCCGTACTACCTGTTGATGCGGCTCCCCGGTCAAGAAACCGAGGAGTTCGTCCTGATCCAGCCGTACCTGGCGCGGAACAAGCCCAACATGATCGCGTGGTTGGCGGGACGCTCAGATCCGGGGCGTTACGGCGGGCTATACGCGGTGCAGTTCCCCAGCAACCAGACGATCCTCGGGCCGGCGCAGGCGCATGCCAAGGTCGAGCAGGACCGCACCATCTCCGAGTGGATCACGTTGCGCAGCCAGGCCGGGTCGGAGGTGATCCGCGGCAACCTGCTGGTGATCCCCATCGAGCGCTCGATCCTGTACGTGCAACCGCTGTTCCTGGTCAACCCGCAGACCGAGATCCCGGAGCTGGCCAAGGTCACGCTCGTGCTCGGCGACAAGGTCGTGATGGCCGACACCTTGGATGCGGCGCTCGCGGAACTGATCGGGGCGGCCCCCGAAGACGCGGTGGTCCCCGGCGCCCCCGTGGAGCAGCCCGATCCAGAGCCGGAGCGGGTGAGCGTCGCGGGCCTGCTGAGCCGCGCGATGGACGCTTTCTCCGCCGCCGATCAGGCTCTGCGTGACGGCGACCTGGCGACCTACCAGCGCCGGGTCGACGAGGCACAGGATCTGCTGCGCCGCGCCGCGGAGGAGGAAGGCGTACCGGTGCCCGAGCAGGATGCGGCGCCTTCGGACGAAGCCGCGGCGGCGACCGACACCGAGGAAGGCGGCGCTGCGACCGAGGGCGGGGCGTGACCTCGGGCGGGGCGCCGGCGTTTGCCGCGCTCACGGGGCGGGGGTACCGTCGTCGCCGCGACGCGGGGTGGAGCAGTTCGGTCAGCTCGCCGGGCTCATAACCCGGAGGTCGCAGGTTCAAATCCTGCCCCCGCTACTACGAGAACCCCCGGTTTCGGGGGTTTCTCCTTTTCATGGCCGCCGGATGGCCGCCGGAATTGGCACTGCGCATCGCAGCACCGCGTACAGCTTGCCGGTGCTATGCACGGTCGTGCATAGACGGCGGGGTTACGGCAGTTCCCAGAGGCGGCGGTAGGGACCGGTCTTGGCCCAGTCCATGAGGTTGATGCGCCCAGCGGCGTTGGTCCACCAGCCGATCATGACGGCCAGTTCGATGGGGGTGGCTAGGAAGAGATCGGTGTGGTCGACATCGGACTGGTCGGCCACGCGCGTTAGCACGTCCCCGATCTGCTGGGCCCAGCCGTTCGCGATCTCGGAGCTGCCAACGGTCGTGCGCCCGGGTCCGTCAGCGGGGGTGAGTATGACGCGGTGGCGGTATCGGTTGCCTGCGGAGATGTGCGCTGCCACTCGTGCGTCGACGTTGCGGGTCACCGAGAGCTCGACGCAGGCGCGGCCAGCATCGACCGGGCCGCGCCCGCCGCGGGTTTCGTTCAGCGGCGCTGGGTTCTCGGGGGCGGCGAGCGTCGTCCATGCGCCGTCTTCGCGGTGCAGCCGCAAGGTGCAGCCGGTGGGTTGCGAGAAGGCGTGGCCAAGCGCGACCGCTAGCGACAGATGGGCCTTCGCGGCGATGGTCACCTGGCAGGCGCCGTAGGCGGCCTTCAGCGCGCCGGTGGCGGCGTGCAGTGCGGATCGCAGGCGTTGTTCGGTGTTGGCGGTGAGATTTCCGTCCGTGAGGTGGTGGCGCCAGTCGAGGTTGAGGACGGCGCGGTCCCGCAGGGATGCCGTGTCGTCGTAGGTGACCATGCGTACAACGGGGCTTGCGCCTGCCGTGTGGGCGTCCTTCAGGTGCCCGCGCACGTACCGCGAGGCGATCGCGGCGGAGGTGGTGGGCGGGTCGGCATCGGGGTCGACGACGTGGCCATGGCTGTCGCCGATCTCGACACCCATCCGGCTGACGAGCGCGGCGCCCTCCTGGGGAGTCATCCCGTCGAACACGGGAACGATGCGCAGATGCTTGTTGCGGGCGGCGCGGGCGATGGCCGGTAGCTCCACCTTGGCGACGTAGGCGGATTGGATGATTCGTTCGTTAATCCAGAGGATGACTCCTGAGCAGTTAGCGAGCTCGGCGAGGATGGTGTCAGTCGTGTCGTCGCCGACGTCCAGGTTCTCGACGTCGCGCCAGGGGTTGATGCCGTGCTCGCGCAGCGCCTTGACGACCTGACCACGCTCGATTCGGTCGCCGGTGTAGCTGATGAAGGCGCCGTTCACGCGCCTTGTCCTTCGTAGTGGTCGGGGAGGTCCCCGGTGATGCAGATCTTGGCGCGCTTGAGGCCCGTCGGGCTGGTGGCGTAGGCCCGAAGCTCGGCGGCGGCGTCGCCATCGGGGCTGGGGTGGGCGATGAGGAGGATGGGAGTGTCGTTGGCGTCCGGGTCGGCGGCGACGGTCAGCATGGTGGCGAGGTCCAGCGGGCTCGGGTCCGGATCCGTCGTGTGGCTGTGCCATTCACCGACGTAGCCGATGCGGGAGTCGTGTTCCCGCGCGTCGGCGATGACGGCTGCTGCCGTGTCGCCGGCGATGCGGTAGTTGCGCGGGTCGGCGTCTGCGTCGGGGATCTCGATGGCGTTGGCCACCAGCGTCCTCCCGTCGATGCGGCATCCGACGAGGACACCGCCGGTCTCGTCGGGCAGGGCGGCGCTGGCGGCGCCTCGCATGGTCCGCTGGGCGCGTTCGGTCACGTCGACGGTGATGGGCAGGTCCTCGGGGCGGACCCGGCCGGGCCGGTCGAAGGGCGGGTCGCCGGGGCGGATGACCTCGATGACTTCGTCGGGCTGGTCGTGCCGTCCGGTGAGATGGTCGATGGCGACGTTGGCGGCGACGTTCGCGGCGTGGGCGACAGACGCGGGTGGGGCGTTGTGGATCTGGGCTAGGCAGCCCGTCTCGGTGCCGACGTACTCCGCCTCGTCGCCGAGCGGCGGGATCTGCGGGTAGGCGTCGAGGTGCGTGCGAGCGGCGATGGGGGTGTCCCCGACGCCGGCCTGGCGTCGCACGCGCGCCACGGCCCCGCCGCGGAACAGCGCCACCGTCAGGTAGGGCCGGGCTGCGTCCTGGGCGACCCGCGCTGCGAGTTCGGCGAGACCACCGTGGCCGGTGGCGTCGATGGTGAGGTCCGCCGACTCGACCACGGCGCGGAGCCCGTCGGTGGTCCACACGTGCCCGTCGTGGGTCTCTTCAGGGATCGCCACGGTGACCCACGGGTATTGCTCGAGCTGCTCCTTGAGGGCGCCGGTCTTGGTGGTACCGGCGGGAGTGCCGGGGGCGGCCGCGTGGCGGATGAGGTTGGCCGGCCACAACAAGTCGTAGTCGAGCAGCCGCAGGTTACGCATGCCAGAGCGGGCAAGCTGGTCGGCGACGTGGGAGCCGATCGCGCCGACCCCGATGATCGCGACGCTCTTGCCATCCAGCAGGTCGGCGTCCGGGCCTGCACGTAGCAGCATCTCGTGCACTCCCTTGGGGCGAAGGACCACGAGGTACAGGTCCCGGCCGCCGCCGCTGTCGTCGGTGTAGGTCAGCAGGACGGTGGCGACGAGCCCGGCCTGGTTGCGCCAGAACAGCCCGAACATCACGACCGGGTGGTTGCGCAGGTCGCTGTCCAGACGTTTCCGCTGCTTGTCGGTGAGGAACCGCCTGAACTCGTCGAGGTTCCGGGGCGGATGGGGGACGGACTCGCGGTAGAAGCACCGTGCACGGACCGCGCGACGGTCCTTGAGTCCGGCTGGGAGGTCGGTCGAAGCCGTGAACGCGCCGGGGTGTAGGTCGTACACGACGACCGGGCTTGGACGGCCGTCGGCTGACACGGCGTGCGTGAAGTGGAAATCACCGTGCTGTCCGTCGCCAGGGTGGCCTACCGAGAACTGTGTCGATCTCCACGAGCCCGACGACCTGGGGGATGTCCTCCTGCCAGTAGATCTCCGGGTTTCGGGCGTTCTCGACGTCGGCGAAGCCACGGTCGGCGTCGGTGGCCCACTCCTCGATGCGGTCGTACAAGCCCTGGAGGGTGGCCCACCGCTGGCTGGCGTCCTCCGTCTGCCACAGGCACAGCCGCTCCTGGTCGGCGTGCCACGTCGCGATGTCGGGAACGTGGATGAGCGGCGGCAGGTAGGGCCAAGAGGGCCGGACGATGATGGTCATGCGTTCTGCGTCGGTGTGCGCGCCCTCGAGCAGGGACGGGTGGGTGGGACCTTCCCAGCTGAAGGGCCCGGTCCGTTCGAACCCGTCGGCCTCGAGTTCGGTGACGAACTCGCGCAGTCGATCGGGGTCCGCGGCTAGGTCGAACGCGTCGGGCTCAGCGCCCACCGAACGACCTCTCGGCAGTCCCTCCGGTCGCAACGTTCGCTGCCCCGGCGCCTCCCATCACCACGCCTGTGGATCGGCATCCGGGAGGGAGCGGGAAGACGTTGTCCATCTTGCGGTTGCCTCCCAGGATGTGCCGCCACTCGATGGCGGCCTGGCACGCGTCCTGCGTCGTGACGGCGCGCTGAGCGCGGCGGGCCAGCGCGTCGAGCGTCTCTCGGGCGGCCGCGACATCGTCGGGTGCAGGCGCCGGCGCGTAGGGCTGATCGAGCACGGGATCGCAAACCGGACGAGCGTCGACTTCGGCGAGACGGGCGGCCAGGAACTTGAGAGCCGACGCGGTCACGTCCGCCCAGGAGTCTCCCTGGATGTCGCCTGCGGCGAACCCCTCGTGTAGCGCGAACTCGTAGTACAGGAAGCTGGGCTTGGTGTCCTCGAGGTGGCTGCTCTTGACCTGCTTGAGGGTCTTGACGGTCGGCACGAAGCCACCGGCTCCCCCGACGATCACGTCTCCGTTGCGCTCGCGGGTCTCATCGATGAGCTGGACCGGGTCAGTGCAATGCCAACCCCCGGTGCGCTGCCGATCGGCCCACGGTTGGGGGCGGTGCACCTCTGGGATGCCGTAGTGTCCGTTCCACCGGACCGCTGGGACCACGTCGACGGAGAAGTCGAAGCCGAGTTTGTCGAGGTTGGCGATGACCCTGCTGACCCGCGACTGCTTCCAGTTGTACTCCTTGGCGGCGAGCCGGATGTAGTCGGGGGAGGGAACGCGGTCGGGTCCGAAGCTGACCTTCAGCGAACGTGGCTGTCGGACGAGGCGGCCCTGTTCGTCGAACGGCTTAAGAGCGCTATCGAACAGGCCGTAGGCGTCGTCGGGGGCGATCGACTGCACCGTCTCGCCCATCAGTCGACCGAAGACGTCCACGTCCTTGCCGGGCCAGATCGACACCCTGCGGGCGTAGCTGCCGACGAGGACGTCCTTGAGTTCGCGGTCGCTCAGGGCTCGAGAGCCGTGCAGAACAGAGCGAACCTCCACATGGGCGGCGATCGCGACGAGAGCGCGGTCTGCGAGGGCGATGTTCGAGTGCATCTCCCGGAACTGCTTCGGTAGAGGGTGGTTGGACACGGACTCGTCCTAGCTGTTGTCGCCGTTGTCTCACCGAACTGAGGTCAGTGCTTCTTGTCGCGGGGCGGGAACGGGTCGTTACCTGGCGCGACGGTGTCCGAGTCCCGGATCTTGCCGTCGCGACCATGTACGCGAACCTCACCCCCACTCTGGTTGCGGACGATCTCCTTCGCACGCCGGATGGCGTCGGACTGCGTGTCGGCGTGGCCGCTCGACCGCCGACCGCCGGGTTTCTTGATGTCCCATCCACCGTCGGGGTTGGGTACGACGTGACGGTTGGTTGGCATGGCATCGCCCTTTCGGTGTTCGGCCCGAAGGACTGTAGCACCTTGACAGTATAGTACACAAACGTTATGCTGGGAGAGGCTGGTGCCGTACGAGATCAACTACACGGACGAGTTCGGGGAGTGGTGGGATGGGCTGTCGATCGAGCAACAGGAGGCCATCATCGCGAGAGTCGAACTCCTGGAGGAACATGGTCCGGCGCTCGGTCGACCGACCGTCGATCGTGTCAATGGGTCGGCGTTCCACAACATGAAGGAGTTGCGGTGCAGCAGCTCCGGGACACTCCGAGTGCTGTTTGCCTTCGATCCGCGTCAAGAGGCGATCTTGCTGCTTGGAGGCGATAAGTCGGGTGACTGGGATGCCTGGTACGACGAGGCGATACCTGCCGCCGACGCGCTCTACGCCGAGTATCTCCGAAGCCTGCGCAGGGAAGGGATCATCGAATGAGCGGCAGCAAGAAGTTCTCGAAGCTGAAGGCCGACCTCTACGAGCGCAGTCCGGAGTCGCGCCAGCGAGTCGCGGAGAAGGTGGCAGAGCTCACAGAGGAGCTCGGTCTCGCCGAGTTGCGCTCGAGGATGCAGAGAACCCAGACGGAACTGGGCGAGCTGATCGGGACCTCGCAGTCAGGCGTCTCACGGCTTGAGCGTCAGCGTGACATCTTGGTTTCGACACTTCGCGAGTACGTGGTCGCAACGGGGGGGCGACTCCGGATCGTGGCCGATTACCCGGATCGCGCCTATGAGATTCGTCTGCCCGTGCTCGGCGAGCAAGGCGCCATGGGGCGCTCACCGCGTAGCTTCCATGTCGTCTGGCAGGACCCCCACACGAGACAGCTGGTCCACGTTGGCCGCCTGCGGTTCACGGGGGAGAAGTTCCTCTTCGCGTACACACCAGAGGCAGAACTCCACGCCGGGTTCGAGCCCTTCTGTGAGTTCCCAGACCTGCGTGCACAGTATGAGTCAGAAGATCTGTTCCCCTTCTTCGCTGACCGGATCGTGTCGTCTGCGCGACTGGACTACGACAGCCAACTCGACGCGCTCGGGCTGACGAGAGAAGAAGCGACACCGGTGGAGTTGCTCGCCCGCTCGTGGGGACAGAGTCCCCACGACACCATCCAGATTGTCCCAGAACCACAGCCCCAACCTGGTGGAGCCGAATGGTTGCCGTTCCTTGTCTCGGGGGTGAGCCATGCCCACGAGGACGCCGAAGGTGATACGCCCGAGGCTGTTACGGAACGAGTCGCCAGCCTCCAACGCGGCCAGAGACTCGAGTGGCGTGACGAGCCAGCCAACCCCTTCAACGACCGAGCCATTCGCCTGGAAGTCGACGGCTGCCTGGTTGGATGGATTCCCGATTACCTACTTGACTACGTGCACAAGAAGCGCAATGAGAACTACAGCTTCCAGGTAATGGTGGAGCGGGCGAACGGAGGCGATCGGCCCTGGCACCTTCGCCTTCTCTGCCGTCTTGAGGTCGTCCCCAGCTGAGCTGCCGGCGGGGCTACCGCACCGGCGCACGTGTCGACGTCAGTCGTCCAGGTCGGCTTCGCCGCTCTCGTGCGCCTCGCCGAAGATCAGCCCATCGAACCGCGCTGCGGCGTTGGCGTCCATGCCGGGCATGACGTGCTGGTAGGTGTCGGCTGTGAAGGAGTGGGAGTGGTGGCCGAGGCGCTCCTGAACGACCTTGGGGTTCTCGCCATCGGCCAGGAGAAGGGTCGCGTGGGTGTGGCGGAGATCTTGTAGGGGCCGGATGCGTGGGAGGCCCGACTCGACGATCATCTCGCGGACGGTCTCGGTGACGTGGTCTGGGTGCCATGGGTTGCCGTCGTCGCGACAGAACACGAGATCGTGGTCGTGCCAGATGGGGGACCGCAGCCGAGTCTCGGTCTGACGTCGACGGGCGTCGCGCAGCACAGATCTTCCCTCTCGTTAGTCTCCGGTACGCCACGGCAGCGAGTACCTACTGCCTCCTGATGTTCAAAATGTGCACCGCGCGAAGTGCTGCCTATCGCACATCTGTCCTCGCGCAGTCAACGCGGTGACGTGGAGGTCGCTCCGTGCGCGTCGGCATCAATCGCCAAGCCGCCTCAACGGATGTATCAGTCATGAAGGGAACGGGGGTGAAGCCTGCAACGGTGGTTCCTCGCCCCGGCTGTGAGGGCACAGCAACGGCGCCGTCGAGGGCCTGCAGACGGTCGACCATGTTGGTTAGGCCGTGACCGCGCGGGGGCGTGGCCGGGTCGAACCCCACCCCGTCGTCGACGACCTGGAAGGTGAGGTCGCCAATGGTCTGGGCCAGCGTCACGGTGGACTTGGTGGCCTTGGCGTACTTGCCGGTGTTGTCCAGCGCCTCGAGCACGCAGAAGTACACCGCCGCCTCGACCTCCTGCGGGTAGCGGCCGACCCCGTCGGCGATGGTCTCCACGGGGGTTGCGGCCTTGCGGGCCTGACCCTGGAGCGCGACGGTCAGGCCTTCGGCGGCCAGCAGCGGCGGGTAAATGCCGTGCGCCAGCTCCCGCAACGTGGTCACCGCATCACCCGCGTCGGCGGCCACCTGCTCAACGAGCGCCGCGGTCTTCGTGCGCGTTCGCGTTCCGCCAGGGACTTGGCGATGTCCAGGAAACTCAACGTGAGAGCAGGAGGTGTGTCCGGCCGAAGCCTGAAACCCGGAGCTTGGCAAGTGGTCCCCCCGCGTGCTGGCCCGCCGCGACAGCCGGAGCATCCGTCTTTCCCGTCGCCCCCTGTGGGCGGAGCATGGCTGCGCCTCCTGGCGGTGGGGCAGGAGATCCCCCCGGCCCTGGAGGCAACTCGGGCGGTTCCACCCGTACGCTCGTGTCAGTGAGCGACTTCAGGAATGCCACCAGGGCTTTTTCTTCCTCTGGGCTGAGGTTGAGCGGCTGGATCAAAGGGGACTTGTTGTCGGCGTCGCCGCCACCGCGGTTGTAGAAGGCGACGACCTCCTCAAGCGTGGGGAAGACACCGTCGTGCATGTACGGACCCGTGAGCTCGGTGTTGCGCAGCGTGGGGGTCTTGAAGGCCCCGAGTTCCTGCGGGTCACCTGTGACCTCGAACCGACCGAGGTCGGCCGGGACGCGCCGTCCCCTCGGGATCAGGCCCTCAGCGCGCTGCTGGCTCGCCGCCACGTCGGCGAGCTTCGGCCCGACCTCTGGGACCCCCAGAACATGGAAGCTGTAATCCGTGAAGTGCGGGGCGGCATGGCAGCTGACGCAAGCAGCCTTGTCGTTGAAAAGTCTCATCCCCTCCTGAGCTTCCATCGAGAGCGCCGTCTGGTCACCCGCCTGGAAGCGGTCGAAAGGGGAGTTGGCCGTCACGATCGTCCGCTCGAAGGCGGCGATGGCCCGAATGATCCGGGTGAACGTAATCTCTTCACTCCCGAAGGCTTTGCCGAACAACTCCGGATACTGCGGAATGGCCTTCAGTTCCTCGATCAGCTCGGGGATCGGTTGAGCCATCTCCACATCGGCCGGGATCGGCTTGGCCGCCTGCTCCTCCAAGCTGGCGACCCGGCCGTCCCAAAACAGGAAGTCGGCGAACGCCGCGTTCCAGATGGTTGGGGAATTGCGCCCCAGCTCTCCCTTCGGCCCACTGTTGCGGGGAACGCCGTCGCTGAAGCCGTTGTCGGGTGAGTGACACGTCGCGCAAGCCATCTGGTTGTTCCCAGACAGACGGGGATCGAAGAACAGCATCTTCCCGAGCTCGACCTTCTCGGGAGTCTGGGGGTTGCCGGGCGGGATGGGGATGGCACCCAGCACGCTCTCGACGGTGCCGACCTCTGCCTGGTCCTCCGGAGCAGTCGCCTTCGGTTCCTCTCCGCCGTTCGTGCAGCTCCAAGCGACCAGGGTAATGCCAGCCAGAACCAGCCCCCACTCGCCAAGCTTCTTCAAGACACCGGTCGTCTTCACCGTCTAAGACTTTCTGTCGACGGGACTTGGCAAGCACGCTCTACACGCGTCGCGCGGCAAAGAGGACGCCTCCTTAAGCTGCCATGGCATCGAGGCGCACCCGTCCGCCAACCTGTCACGGTCAACCGCGGGACTACTCGAGCGGGAGGTCCTCGAGGCCGATCTCCGATGCAGTGCCCGGGGACCCTGTCCTCTGCCCCATGCCCCCCGTGCTGACCATGAGCCGCAACAGGGAACTCGACGGGA is a window of Actinomycetota bacterium DNA encoding:
- a CDS encoding type II toxin-antitoxin system RelE/ParE family toxin translates to MPYEINYTDEFGEWWDGLSIEQQEAIIARVELLEEHGPALGRPTVDRVNGSAFHNMKELRCSSSGTLRVLFAFDPRQEAILLLGGDKSGDWDAWYDEAIPAADALYAEYLRSLRREGIIE
- a CDS encoding DUF2188 domain-containing protein, translating into MPTNRHVVPNPDGGWDIKKPGGRRSSGHADTQSDAIRRAKEIVRNQSGGEVRVHGRDGKIRDSDTVAPGNDPFPPRDKKH
- a CDS encoding ThiF family adenylyltransferase, with amino-acid sequence MSADGRPSPVVVYDLHPGAFTASTDLPAGLKDRRAVRARCFYRESVPHPPRNLDEFRRFLTDKQRKRLDSDLRNHPVVMFGLFWRNQAGLVATVLLTYTDDSGGGRDLYLVVLRPKGVHEMLLRAGPDADLLDGKSVAIIGVGAIGSHVADQLARSGMRNLRLLDYDLLWPANLIRHAAAPGTPAGTTKTGALKEQLEQYPWVTVAIPEETHDGHVWTTDGLRAVVESADLTIDATGHGGLAELAARVAQDAARPYLTVALFRGGAVARVRRQAGVGDTPIAARTHLDAYPQIPPLGDEAEYVGTETGCLAQIHNAPPASVAHAANVAANVAIDHLTGRHDQPDEVIEVIRPGDPPFDRPGRVRPEDLPITVDVTERAQRTMRGAASAALPDETGGVLVGCRIDGRTLVANAIEIPDADADPRNYRIAGDTAAAVIADAREHDSRIGYVGEWHSHTTDPDPSPLDLATMLTVAADPDANDTPILLIAHPSPDGDAAAELRAYATSPTGLKRAKICITGDLPDHYEGQGA
- a CDS encoding tyrosine-type recombinase/integrase — its product is MLRDARRRQTETRLRSPIWHDHDLVFCRDDGNPWHPDHVTETVREMIVESGLPRIRPLQDLRHTHATLLLADGENPKVVQERLGHHSHSFTADTYQHVMPGMDANAAARFDGLIFGEAHESGEADLDD
- a CDS encoding XRE family transcriptional regulator — protein: MSGSKKFSKLKADLYERSPESRQRVAEKVAELTEELGLAELRSRMQRTQTELGELIGTSQSGVSRLERQRDILVSTLREYVVATGGRLRIVADYPDRAYEIRLPVLGEQGAMGRSPRSFHVVWQDPHTRQLVHVGRLRFTGEKFLFAYTPEAELHAGFEPFCEFPDLRAQYESEDLFPFFADRIVSSARLDYDSQLDALGLTREEATPVELLARSWGQSPHDTIQIVPEPQPQPGGAEWLPFLVSGVSHAHEDAEGDTPEAVTERVASLQRGQRLEWRDEPANPFNDRAIRLEVDGCLVGWIPDYLLDYVHKKRNENYSFQVMVERANGGDRPWHLRLLCRLEVVPS
- a CDS encoding SAVED domain-containing protein, whose amino-acid sequence is MNGAFISYTGDRIERGQVVKALREHGINPWRDVENLDVGDDTTDTILAELANCSGVILWINERIIQSAYVAKVELPAIARAARNKHLRIVPVFDGMTPQEGAALVSRMGVEIGDSHGHVVDPDADPPTTSAAIASRYVRGHLKDAHTAGASPVVRMVTYDDTASLRDRAVLNLDWRHHLTDGNLTANTEQRLRSALHAATGALKAAYGACQVTIAAKAHLSLAVALGHAFSQPTGCTLRLHREDGAWTTLAAPENPAPLNETRGGRGPVDAGRACVELSVTRNVDARVAAHISAGNRYRHRVILTPADGPGRTTVGSSEIANGWAQQIGDVLTRVADQSDVDHTDLFLATPIELAVMIGWWTNAAGRINLMDWAKTGPYRRLWELP